A DNA window from Methylocystis heyeri contains the following coding sequences:
- a CDS encoding peroxiredoxin: MTTAATVALEEGGAAPIFTLPGAGGESVSLADFRGRKLALYFYPKDDTSGCTKEAIEFNALQKEFAEAGTAILGMSPDSPKKHDKFREKYELSIPLAADEAKEALAAYGVWVEKSMYGRKYMGVERTTFLIGPDGKIAKIWRKVKVPGHAEAVLAAAKAL, translated from the coding sequence ATGACCACTGCAGCGACAGTCGCTCTCGAAGAAGGCGGCGCCGCGCCGATTTTCACACTTCCCGGCGCCGGGGGCGAGAGCGTGTCTCTCGCAGACTTCCGCGGCAGAAAGCTCGCGCTCTATTTCTACCCCAAGGACGATACCTCCGGCTGCACCAAGGAGGCTATCGAATTCAACGCCCTGCAAAAAGAATTCGCCGAGGCCGGAACCGCGATCCTGGGCATGTCCCCCGATTCGCCCAAGAAACACGACAAATTCCGCGAGAAATACGAACTCTCGATCCCCCTCGCCGCCGACGAGGCCAAGGAGGCGCTCGCGGCCTATGGGGTGTGGGTCGAGAAAAGCATGTACGGGCGCAAATACATGGGGGTCGAGCGCACGACTTTCCTCATCGGCCCCGACGGGAAGATCGCCAAAATCTGGCGGAAGGTGAAAGTGCCCGGCCACGCCGAAGCGGTCCTCGCGGCGGCGAAGGCGCTTTAG